Proteins from a genomic interval of Streptomyces sp. Tu6071:
- a CDS encoding LpqB family beta-propeller domain-containing protein, whose translation MPGPRRRWGGGLVLATVGALVAGCASMPDHGDVQPVDSSTRNDPRVRVFGVAPRDGARPIEVVDGFLEALTSEDRDYAVARKYLTEKASEDWHPGSGTTVLTDSALANPSRGTPPNEADDAERATSYTYVLTGKKVATVDDRLSYHPSDATYQETVRLVRTGKDKKEWRIDRPPTGVVLGKNDFQRLYWPVNKYYFAARGEAGRQPLVADPVYIRSWEDSVTQTVRAVLDGPSGWLGGVARSSFPDGVALRRGTTALVPDDDNRLTVPLDVNRGDVSAAECRKMATQLLYSLRDLASTSVKMVELRARKGSLCTLDEDEADAVVRQGGGKSGQPGQYYLDKDHRLVNFDDADDDGVPGGVPGPLGTGDQELRSAAVSRDEKYAAGVSLNGDRLFVSALAGTGELRFTGVRSKAADEKDRLSTPSWDGFGDLWVADTDPGNPRLMWVRKGSADPVEVKVAGLGEGDRIEAVRASSDGVRIALLVREGKQTTLRIGRVERVGEGEATKISIGGLRAAAPQLEEVTAMSWAGGSRLVVAGREEGGVRQLQYVLSDGSVPPKSTLPGLNGVTDIAAADDPSLPLIAHSSDGIVRLPAGMNWETVSKQGTGPFYPG comes from the coding sequence GTGCCCGGTCCCCGCCGTCGCTGGGGTGGCGGACTCGTGCTCGCCACCGTCGGGGCGCTCGTCGCCGGGTGTGCCTCGATGCCGGACCACGGGGACGTGCAGCCGGTGGACTCCTCGACGCGCAACGACCCGCGCGTGCGGGTCTTCGGCGTCGCGCCGAGGGATGGGGCGCGACCGATCGAGGTCGTCGACGGCTTCCTCGAAGCGCTCACGAGCGAGGACAGGGACTACGCCGTCGCGCGCAAGTACCTCACCGAGAAGGCGTCCGAGGACTGGCACCCGGGCAGCGGCACGACGGTCCTCACCGACAGCGCCCTGGCGAACCCCTCGCGCGGGACGCCCCCGAACGAGGCCGACGACGCGGAGCGGGCGACGAGTTACACGTACGTCCTGACCGGCAAGAAGGTCGCGACGGTGGACGACCGGCTCTCGTACCACCCGAGTGATGCCACGTACCAGGAGACCGTGCGGCTCGTGCGGACGGGCAAGGACAAGAAGGAGTGGCGCATCGACCGTCCTCCGACCGGCGTCGTGCTCGGCAAGAACGACTTCCAGCGGCTGTACTGGCCCGTCAACAAGTACTACTTCGCCGCGCGCGGCGAGGCGGGCCGCCAGCCCCTCGTCGCCGACCCCGTGTACATCCGCTCGTGGGAGGACTCGGTCACGCAGACGGTCAGGGCGGTGCTCGACGGCCCCTCGGGGTGGCTCGGCGGCGTCGCGCGGAGCAGCTTCCCCGACGGGGTCGCGCTGCGCCGCGGCACGACCGCGCTCGTGCCCGACGACGACAACCGGCTCACCGTGCCGCTCGACGTGAACCGCGGCGACGTGAGTGCCGCCGAGTGCCGGAAGATGGCGACGCAACTGCTGTACTCGCTGCGTGACTTGGCGTCCACCAGCGTCAAGATGGTCGAACTGCGCGCGCGCAAGGGCTCGTTGTGCACGCTCGACGAGGACGAGGCCGACGCGGTGGTCCGGCAGGGCGGCGGCAAGTCGGGGCAGCCCGGCCAGTACTACCTGGACAAGGACCACCGGCTCGTGAACTTCGACGACGCCGACGACGACGGCGTGCCCGGCGGGGTGCCGGGCCCGCTCGGCACGGGCGACCAGGAGCTGCGCTCGGCCGCCGTCTCGCGCGACGAGAAGTACGCGGCCGGGGTCTCCCTCAACGGCGACCGGCTCTTCGTCTCGGCCCTCGCGGGGACGGGTGAACTGCGCTTCACGGGCGTGCGGAGCAAGGCCGCCGACGAGAAGGACCGTCTCTCGACGCCCAGTTGGGACGGCTTCGGCGACCTGTGGGTGGCCGACACGGACCCGGGGAACCCGCGCCTGATGTGGGTGCGCAAGGGCTCGGCCGATCCCGTCGAGGTGAAGGTCGCGGGGCTCGGCGAGGGGGACCGGATCGAGGCGGTGCGGGCCTCGTCGGACGGGGTGCGGATCGCGCTGCTCGTCCGCGAGGGCAAGCAGACGACCTTGCGGATAGGGCGCGTCGAACGCGTCGGCGAGGGCGAGGCGACGAAGATCTCGATCGGCGGACTGCGCGCCGCCGCACCGCAGTTGGAGGAGGTCACCGCGATGTCCTGGGCGGGTGGCAGCCGCCTCGTCGTCGCGGGCCGCGAGGAGGGCGGGGTGCGGCAGCTCCAGTACGTGCTGAGCGACGGCTCCGTCCCGCCGAAGTCGACCCTGCCCGGCCTCAACGGCGTCACCGACATCGCCGCGGCGGACGACCCGAGCCTGCCGCTCATCGCCCACTCCTCGGACGGCATCGTGCGGCTCCCGGCGGGGATGAACTGGGAGACGGTGTCGAAGCAGGGGACGGGGCCTTTCTACCCGGGGTGA
- a CDS encoding DUF1330 domain-containing protein, translating to MTHHTRTPRQDSGVDAPRAYMIGHLRNVEVCPDIAEYMERIDSTMAPYGGRFLVHGGRATVHEGSWDGDLVILEFPDLVRAREWYDSPEYREILPLRTAHADSLILSVEGVREDYQAGEKAARLFPGRGAVADRTR from the coding sequence ATGACGCACCACACCCGAACGCCCCGGCAGGACAGCGGAGTCGACGCGCCGCGCGCCTACATGATCGGCCACCTGCGGAACGTCGAGGTCTGCCCCGACATCGCCGAGTACATGGAGCGGATCGACTCCACGATGGCACCGTACGGCGGTCGCTTCCTGGTGCACGGCGGGCGCGCCACCGTCCACGAGGGCTCGTGGGACGGCGACCTCGTGATCCTGGAGTTCCCCGACCTCGTCAGGGCGCGGGAGTGGTACGACTCGCCGGAGTACCGCGAGATCCTTCCGCTGCGCACCGCGCACGCCGACTCGTTGATCCTCTCGGTCGAAGGGGTGCGCGAGGACTACCAGGCCGGCGAGAAGGCCGCGCGGCTCTTCCCCGGCCGGGGCGCCGTCGCCGACCGTACGCGCTGA
- a CDS encoding ComF family protein — translation MDGWWSVVAELMLPAECFGCGSAGALACGGCREVLDGTEVRRVRPEPSPPGLPGVSAAVAYEGVVRTLLLAYKERGALGLAGPLGGALAAAVRHGVTRADRGAGPVVLVPVPSAARAVRARGHDHVLRLARVAAGRLRAEGCAARVVPALALGREVRDQAGLGARERRANLAGAVRVRAGAVRLLREVPGRTTVVLVDDLMTTGSTIAEAARALRAADVEGVQRGDRSIRPGGAGERITGAVRAAVVAVSPRAFEINRK, via the coding sequence GTGGACGGGTGGTGGAGCGTGGTGGCCGAGCTGATGCTGCCCGCGGAGTGCTTCGGGTGCGGCTCGGCCGGGGCGCTCGCGTGCGGTGGGTGCCGGGAGGTGCTGGACGGGACGGAGGTGCGAAGGGTGCGGCCCGAGCCGTCGCCGCCCGGCTTGCCGGGGGTGAGCGCGGCGGTCGCTTACGAGGGAGTGGTGCGGACGTTGTTGCTCGCGTACAAGGAGCGGGGCGCCCTGGGGCTCGCCGGGCCGCTCGGCGGCGCGCTCGCCGCGGCGGTGCGGCACGGGGTGACGCGTGCGGACCGGGGCGCGGGCCCGGTCGTGCTCGTGCCGGTGCCCTCGGCGGCTCGGGCGGTACGGGCCAGGGGGCACGACCACGTGCTGCGGCTCGCGCGGGTCGCCGCGGGGCGGCTGCGGGCCGAGGGGTGCGCGGCGCGCGTCGTCCCCGCGCTCGCCCTGGGCCGGGAGGTACGGGACCAGGCGGGGCTCGGCGCGCGGGAGCGGCGGGCCAATCTCGCGGGGGCGGTACGCGTGCGGGCCGGGGCCGTTCGGCTCTTGCGCGAGGTCCCCGGCCGTACGACGGTCGTGCTGGTCGACGACCTCATGACGACCGGTTCGACGATTGCCGAGGCCGCGCGCGCATTACGCGCGGCAGACGTGGAAGGAGTGCAGCGAGGAGATCGTTCGATCCGTCCCGGAGGGGCGGGAGAAAGGATCACGGGGGCCGTCCGGGCGGCCGTCGTCGCGGTTTCTCCGCGCGCCTTCGAAATAAACCGGAAGTGA
- a CDS encoding response regulator, whose protein sequence is MADSFGPRRDAEAGGASGGFRPDEDEPRPRAEPIRVLVVDDHALFRRGLEIVLATEEDIEVVGEAGDGSEAVEKATDLLPDIVLMDVRMPKRGGIEACTAIKEVAPSAKIIMLTISDEEADLYDAIKAGATGYLLKEISTDEVATAIRAVADGQSQISPSMASKLLSEFKSMIQRTDERRLVPAPRLTDREMEVLKLVATGMNNKDIAKELFISENTVKNHVRNILEKLQLHSRMEAVVYAMREKILEIR, encoded by the coding sequence ATGGCGGACAGCTTCGGGCCGAGGCGGGACGCGGAAGCCGGGGGTGCCTCCGGCGGCTTCCGGCCCGACGAGGACGAACCGAGGCCCCGCGCCGAACCGATCCGGGTCCTGGTCGTCGACGACCACGCGCTCTTCCGGCGCGGTCTGGAGATCGTGCTCGCCACGGAGGAGGACATCGAGGTCGTCGGCGAGGCCGGGGACGGCTCCGAGGCCGTGGAGAAGGCGACCGACCTGCTGCCCGACATCGTGCTCATGGACGTCCGGATGCCCAAGCGCGGCGGTATCGAGGCGTGCACGGCGATCAAGGAGGTCGCCCCCAGCGCGAAGATCATCATGCTGACGATCAGCGACGAGGAAGCGGACCTCTACGACGCCATCAAGGCCGGGGCGACGGGCTACCTCCTCAAGGAGATCTCCACGGACGAGGTCGCCACCGCGATCCGCGCCGTCGCGGACGGGCAGTCGCAGATCAGCCCCTCGATGGCGTCGAAGCTGCTCAGCGAGTTCAAGTCGATGATCCAGCGCACCGACGAGCGCCGTCTCGTCCCCGCCCCCCGGCTCACCGACCGCGAGATGGAAGTCCTCAAGCTCGTCGCGACCGGGATGAACAACAAGGACATCGCCAAGGAACTCTTCATCAGCGAGAACACGGTGAAGAACCACGTGCGGAACATCCTGGAGAAGCTGCAACTGCACTCGCGGATGGAAGCGGTGGTGTACGCGATGCGGGAGAAGATCCTCGAAATCCGCTGA
- a CDS encoding helix-turn-helix domain-containing protein produces the protein MGALLRTWRERRRYSQQELSDRSGVSTRHLSRVETGKARPTPEMLVHLSENLDLPLRERNRLLLAGGYAPRYRDRHLTDASSAAVMDGLRALLDAHRPYPALLLDEYWDIVDANAAVDRLLTGCAPALLEPPVNVVRLALHPDGLAGRIADPAEWGGHLLRQIDHRAERTHDARHHALAAEIAGYLEAVPGGRSGDGDASRGAAAPAGPVLSLDLTLDGTPLRFFSTSATLTTATDAALAGLHLETFLPVDGTTRRWLETPAGEGV, from the coding sequence GTGGGCGCGCTGTTGCGCACCTGGCGCGAGCGACGCCGTTACAGCCAGCAGGAGTTGTCGGACCGCTCCGGCGTCTCGACGCGGCACCTGAGCCGGGTGGAGACGGGCAAGGCGCGCCCGACGCCGGAGATGCTGGTCCACCTCAGCGAGAACCTGGACCTGCCCCTGCGCGAGCGCAACCGCCTGTTGCTGGCCGGGGGTTACGCGCCGCGCTACCGGGACCGCCACCTGACCGACGCGTCGAGCGCCGCCGTCATGGACGGCCTGCGCGCCCTCCTCGACGCCCACCGCCCGTACCCCGCGCTGCTCCTGGACGAGTACTGGGACATCGTGGACGCCAACGCCGCCGTCGACCGCCTGCTCACCGGCTGCGCGCCCGCGCTCCTGGAGCCGCCCGTCAACGTGGTGAGGCTCGCCCTGCACCCGGACGGGCTCGCCGGGCGGATCGCCGATCCGGCGGAGTGGGGCGGGCACCTGCTGCGTCAGATCGACCACCGCGCCGAACGCACCCACGACGCGAGGCACCACGCGCTGGCGGCGGAGATCGCCGGATACCTGGAGGCCGTCCCGGGCGGACGGAGCGGCGACGGGGACGCGAGCCGGGGCGCCGCCGCGCCGGCCGGACCCGTGCTGAGCCTCGACCTCACCCTGGACGGCACGCCGCTCCGCTTCTTCAGCACCTCGGCGACCCTGACCACCGCGACGGACGCCGCCCTGGCGGGACTGCACCTGGAAACGTTCCTGCCGGTGGACGGGACGACCAGGCGGTGGCTGGAGACCCCGGCGGGGGAGGGGGTGTAG
- the hpf gene encoding ribosome hibernation-promoting factor, HPF/YfiA family, with translation MDIVVKGRKTEVPERFRKHVAEKLNVEKIQKLDGKVMSLDVEVSKEHNPRQADRCDRVEITLRSRGPVIRAEACAADPYAALDLAVAKLAARMRKEHDKRRTRRGSERLTAAEVAERVPGTAGLNEDGSFAEPEPESDGGVPTKKVGSLEVQGDGPLVVREKTHLAAPMSLDQALYEMELVGHDFYLFVDAETKEPSVVYRRHAYDYGVIHLSSDPMVAKAPEPAGAGGALGGQES, from the coding sequence ATCGACATCGTCGTCAAGGGTCGCAAGACCGAGGTGCCCGAGCGGTTCCGCAAGCATGTGGCCGAAAAGCTGAATGTGGAGAAGATCCAGAAGCTCGACGGCAAAGTGATGAGCCTGGACGTCGAGGTGTCCAAGGAACACAATCCGCGGCAGGCCGACCGCTGCGACCGCGTGGAGATCACGCTGCGCTCGCGCGGTCCGGTGATCCGCGCCGAGGCGTGCGCCGCCGATCCGTACGCGGCCCTCGACCTCGCGGTCGCGAAGCTCGCCGCCCGGATGCGCAAGGAGCACGACAAGCGCCGTACGCGGCGCGGCAGCGAGCGGCTGACCGCGGCCGAGGTCGCCGAGCGCGTGCCGGGCACCGCGGGGCTCAACGAGGACGGCAGCTTCGCCGAGCCGGAGCCCGAGAGCGACGGCGGCGTGCCGACGAAGAAGGTCGGCTCCCTGGAGGTCCAGGGCGACGGGCCGCTCGTGGTCCGCGAGAAGACGCACCTGGCGGCCCCGATGTCGCTCGACCAGGCGCTCTACGAGATGGAACTGGTGGGTCACGACTTCTACCTCTTCGTCGACGCGGAGACGAAGGAGCCGAGCGTGGTCTACCGGCGGCACGCCTACGACTACGGCGTCATCCACCTGTCGAGCGACCCCATGGTGGCCAAGGCCCCTGAGCCGGCCGGCGCGGGTGGCGCGCTGGGCGGCCAGGAGAGCTGA
- the mtrA gene encoding two-component system response regulator MtrA — MMSVMKGRVLVVDDDTALAEMLGIVLRGEGFEPSFVADGDKALAAFRDTKPDLVLLDLMLPGRDGIEVCRLIRAESGVPVVMLTAKSDTVDVVVGLESGADDYIVKPFKPKELVARIRARLRRSEEPAPEQLTIGDLVIDVAGHSVKREGQSIALTPLEFDLLVALARKPWQVFTREVLLEQVWGYRHAADTRLVNVHVQRLRSKVERDPERPEIVVTVRGVGYKAGPN, encoded by the coding sequence ATGATGTCAGTCATGAAGGGACGAGTCCTTGTCGTCGACGACGACACCGCACTGGCCGAGATGCTCGGCATCGTGCTGCGTGGTGAAGGTTTCGAGCCGTCGTTCGTCGCGGACGGCGACAAGGCGCTGGCCGCCTTCCGCGACACCAAGCCCGATCTGGTGCTGCTCGACCTGATGCTGCCCGGCAGGGACGGCATCGAGGTCTGCCGGCTGATCCGCGCCGAGTCCGGCGTCCCGGTGGTCATGCTCACGGCGAAGAGCGACACGGTGGACGTCGTGGTCGGCCTGGAGTCGGGCGCCGACGACTACATCGTCAAGCCGTTCAAGCCCAAGGAGCTGGTGGCCCGTATCCGGGCCAGGCTCCGCAGGTCGGAGGAGCCGGCGCCCGAGCAGCTCACCATCGGTGACCTCGTCATCGATGTCGCGGGGCACTCGGTCAAGCGCGAGGGCCAGTCGATCGCGCTGACGCCGCTGGAGTTCGACCTGCTCGTCGCGCTCGCGCGCAAGCCGTGGCAGGTCTTCACCCGCGAGGTGCTCCTCGAACAGGTCTGGGGCTACCGCCACGCCGCCGACACGCGGCTGGTCAACGTGCACGTCCAGCGGCTGCGCTCCAAGGTCGAGCGCGACCCCGAGCGTCCCGAGATCGTCGTGACGGTGCGCGGCGTCGGCTACAAGGCCGGACCGAACTGA
- a CDS encoding hydrolase, producing MSLWTSLDPASATVDPGGSTTVRLRLRNTGDVVDEYRFEAVGALAPWTVVEPPSLRLYPGTTGTVRLDFAPPRTPDAAAGPHPYAVRITPTEHPEAATVPEGNITVTPFEEVRAELVPPTVKGRFRGRPRLAVDNLGNVKLTASVNGSDNGDQLSYDIRPGNVQIEPGRAAFIETTLRPRQTTWFGSAERRPFTLAVRRSGVAPLDVEGTYVQRAVAPRWLAACLGVLVALAITFVMLWMAYKPQVLTAATEQLQQAGVSTLPPSPSPTPEAPKAPPAASSAPPAATEPRQETGTGGGSGEKESKAPEKAPERTAATAVRELAAKDPGGRHICYRVHVRGKGWTDPVCDGETAGTPGSGTPLTAADLAVAGTNGTTGRVFVHDPASTNGEGTFPDPFVNAVDGEDDYVGSTEEDAPAMLGFAVSVDRGKGAVCQSSYVHDDTWLGLACDQPGAGFDFTYAGTHDNDSWIEAVRLTV from the coding sequence GTGAGCCTGTGGACTTCCCTCGATCCCGCCTCCGCGACTGTGGACCCGGGTGGCAGTACGACCGTGCGCCTGCGCCTGCGCAACACCGGTGACGTGGTGGACGAGTACCGCTTCGAGGCGGTGGGCGCGCTCGCGCCCTGGACCGTCGTGGAACCGCCGTCGCTGCGGTTGTACCCGGGCACGACGGGGACGGTACGTCTGGACTTCGCCCCGCCGCGCACGCCCGACGCGGCGGCGGGACCCCACCCGTACGCGGTGCGGATCACGCCGACGGAGCACCCGGAGGCGGCGACGGTCCCCGAGGGGAACATCACGGTCACGCCGTTCGAGGAGGTGCGGGCCGAGCTGGTCCCGCCGACCGTGAAGGGCCGGTTCCGGGGCCGTCCGCGACTCGCCGTGGACAATCTCGGCAACGTCAAGCTGACCGCGTCGGTGAACGGCAGCGACAACGGCGACCAGCTCTCGTACGACATCCGTCCGGGCAACGTACAGATCGAGCCGGGCCGTGCGGCCTTCATCGAGACGACGCTCAGGCCCCGGCAGACCACGTGGTTCGGCTCGGCCGAGCGCCGCCCCTTCACGCTGGCGGTGCGGCGCTCGGGCGTGGCGCCGCTCGACGTGGAGGGCACGTACGTGCAGCGGGCCGTCGCGCCGCGCTGGCTGGCGGCCTGCCTCGGCGTCCTCGTCGCGCTGGCGATCACCTTCGTGATGCTGTGGATGGCCTACAAGCCCCAGGTCCTCACCGCCGCCACCGAGCAGCTCCAGCAGGCGGGCGTCAGCACCCTGCCGCCCTCCCCGTCGCCGACCCCGGAGGCGCCGAAGGCCCCGCCCGCCGCCTCCTCCGCTCCCCCCGCAGCCACCGAGCCGCGACAGGAGACCGGGACGGGCGGCGGTTCCGGCGAGAAGGAGTCGAAGGCGCCGGAGAAGGCACCCGAGAGGACCGCGGCGACGGCCGTACGGGAACTGGCGGCGAAGGACCCGGGCGGACGGCACATCTGCTACCGGGTCCATGTGCGGGGCAAGGGCTGGACCGACCCGGTGTGCGACGGCGAGACAGCCGGTACGCCGGGTTCCGGGACACCGCTCACGGCCGCCGACCTCGCCGTCGCCGGGACCAACGGCACCACCGGCCGCGTCTTCGTCCACGACCCGGCGTCGACCAACGGCGAGGGCACCTTCCCCGACCCCTTCGTGAACGCCGTGGACGGCGAGGACGACTACGTCGGCAGCACCGAGGAGGACGCCCCCGCCATGCTGGGCTTCGCCGTCAGCGTCGACCGCGGCAAGGGCGCCGTCTGCCAGTCCTCCTACGTCCACGACGACACCTGGCTCGGCCTCGCCTGCGACCAACCGGGCGCCGGCTTCGACTTCACCTACGCGGGCACCCACGACAACGACTCATGGATCGAGGCGGTCAGACTCACGGTGTGA
- the mtrB gene encoding MtrAB system histidine kinase MtrB, which produces MTRGSAARSAEPGRFGRIVAQGRALGGGVGANGSPFLRLFSRWVRRPLLPVARLWRRNLQLKIVATTLLMSVGVVLLLGFVVVGQVRNGLLDAKEKAAQSQASGGFLVAQQKANAEGPATGAAADGTSRGDAQESGTDGRQNASSWMSELVTQLASGGQGSFDVVALGAGPDTDTTARSPRSSGQVLPLESVPASLRQEVAHGTGAYRSYTRIVYEAGAPRSALIIGRQVNDLYGQPYQLYYLFSLDQEAKTLSLVKTTLATAGMFVVVLLGAIAWLVVRQVVTPVRMAASVAERLSAGKLQERMKVTGEDDIARLGEAFNKMAQSLQLKIRQLEELSRMQRRFVSDVSHELRTPLTTVRMAADVIHEARADFDPVTARSAELLADQLDRFESLLADLLEISRFDAGAAALDADAVDLRLVVRRVVDGALPLADRKGSRVLVVGDEQPVVAEADVRRVERVLRNLVVNAVEHGEGRDVVVRLGAAGGAVAVAVRDYGVGLKPGEATRVFSRFWRADPARARTTGGTGLGLSIALEDARLHGGWLQAWGEPGGGSQFRLTLPRTADEPLRGSPIPLEPEDSRAAAARRAADGAPAAEPGRRTAAPVEPPALPSAVRAPATRRGPVAADPTALPGSGARVVTRARRAEDATRGGGSAAERDAESPRERGDEGVRGTDAARETDSVRETDARRETGSAPETGAVRDDGDPVRDGSEREAEVRHAR; this is translated from the coding sequence ATGACCAGGGGAAGCGCCGCACGATCCGCAGAGCCCGGCAGGTTCGGCCGGATCGTCGCCCAGGGCCGTGCCCTCGGCGGGGGCGTGGGTGCCAACGGCAGCCCGTTCCTGCGGCTCTTCTCACGGTGGGTGCGGCGGCCGTTGCTGCCCGTGGCCCGGCTGTGGCGCCGCAATCTCCAGCTGAAGATCGTCGCGACGACGCTGCTCATGTCGGTCGGCGTCGTGCTGCTGCTCGGCTTCGTCGTCGTCGGGCAGGTCCGCAACGGGCTGCTCGACGCGAAGGAGAAGGCGGCGCAGAGCCAGGCCAGCGGTGGCTTCCTCGTCGCGCAGCAGAAGGCGAACGCGGAGGGTCCCGCGACGGGCGCGGCGGCCGACGGCACCTCGCGGGGCGACGCGCAGGAATCGGGGACGGACGGCCGGCAGAACGCCAGCAGCTGGATGTCCGAACTCGTCACGCAGCTCGCCAGCGGCGGCCAGGGCTCCTTCGACGTCGTCGCGCTCGGCGCGGGCCCCGACACCGACACGACCGCGCGCAGCCCGCGCTCCTCGGGGCAGGTCCTGCCGCTGGAGAGCGTGCCCGCCTCGCTGCGGCAGGAGGTCGCGCACGGCACGGGCGCGTACCGCTCGTACACCCGCATCGTGTACGAGGCGGGCGCCCCCCGCTCCGCGCTCATCATCGGGCGCCAGGTCAACGACCTCTACGGCCAGCCCTACCAGCTCTACTACCTCTTCTCGCTCGACCAGGAGGCGAAGACCCTCAGCCTGGTCAAGACGACGCTCGCCACGGCCGGGATGTTCGTCGTGGTGCTGCTCGGCGCCATCGCGTGGCTCGTCGTGCGGCAGGTCGTCACGCCCGTGCGGATGGCCGCCTCGGTCGCCGAGCGGCTGTCGGCGGGCAAGCTCCAGGAGCGGATGAAGGTCACCGGCGAGGACGACATCGCGCGCCTCGGCGAAGCCTTCAACAAGATGGCGCAGAGCCTCCAGCTCAAGATCAGGCAGCTCGAGGAGCTGTCCCGCATGCAGCGCCGCTTCGTCAGCGACGTCTCGCACGAGCTGCGCACGCCGCTCACCACGGTGCGGATGGCGGCCGACGTGATCCACGAGGCGCGCGCCGACTTCGACCCCGTCACCGCGCGCTCCGCCGAACTCCTCGCCGATCAGCTCGACCGCTTCGAGTCGCTCCTCGCCGACCTCCTGGAGATCAGCCGCTTCGACGCGGGCGCCGCGGCGCTGGACGCGGACGCGGTGGACCTGCGCCTCGTGGTGCGGCGGGTCGTGGACGGCGCGCTGCCGCTCGCGGACCGCAAGGGCAGCCGGGTGCTCGTCGTGGGCGACGAACAGCCCGTCGTCGCCGAGGCCGACGTGCGCCGCGTGGAGCGGGTGCTGCGCAACCTCGTCGTGAACGCCGTCGAGCACGGCGAGGGCCGCGACGTCGTCGTACGGCTCGGAGCGGCGGGCGGCGCGGTCGCGGTGGCGGTACGGGACTACGGCGTGGGCCTGAAGCCGGGCGAGGCCACCCGGGTCTTCAGCCGCTTCTGGCGCGCGGACCCGGCGCGGGCGCGGACGACGGGCGGTACGGGCCTCGGCCTGTCGATCGCCCTGGAGGACGCGCGGCTGCACGGCGGCTGGCTCCAGGCGTGGGGCGAGCCGGGCGGCGGCTCGCAGTTCCGCCTCACGCTGCCGCGCACGGCGGACGAGCCGCTGCGGGGTTCGCCGATACCGCTGGAGCCGGAGGACTCGCGGGCCGCCGCCGCGCGCAGGGCCGCGGACGGGGCTCCCGCTGCGGAGCCGGGCCGGCGCACCGCCGCCCCGGTGGAGCCGCCCGCGCTGCCCTCGGCGGTACGGGCCCCCGCCACGCGGCGCGGTCCCGTCGCGGCCGACCCGACGGCGCTGCCGGGAAGCGGCGCGCGCGTGGTGACGCGGGCGCGGCGCGCGGAGGACGCGACGCGAGGGGGCGGGAGCGCGGCGGAGCGGGACGCGGAGTCCCCACGGGAGCGCGGCGACGAGGGAGTACGGGGGACGGACGCCGCGCGGGAGACGGATTCCGTACGGGAGACGGATGCGCGGCGGGAGACGGGCTCCGCGCCGGAGACGGGTGCCGTGCGGGACGACGGTGATCCCGTGCGGGACGGGAGCGAGAGGGAGGCCGAGGTGCGTCATGCGCGGTGA
- a CDS encoding VOC family protein yields MSAHGPLLVHHLGVFVTDFAAAEEFWTAALAPLGIVPGYRADGLAEYWHDGHDTPSLALQHVTEPAAETRGLHLAFAARTHTQVDAFHRAALAHGGADRYAPRHWEEYRAYCAFVSDPVGNNVEALVKDERG; encoded by the coding sequence ATGAGCGCTCACGGCCCCCTCCTCGTCCACCATCTCGGCGTGTTCGTCACCGATTTCGCGGCGGCGGAAGAGTTCTGGACGGCGGCACTCGCCCCGCTCGGCATCGTCCCCGGCTACCGCGCGGACGGCCTGGCCGAGTACTGGCACGACGGCCACGACACGCCCTCGCTCGCGTTGCAGCACGTCACGGAACCGGCCGCCGAGACCCGCGGCCTCCACCTCGCCTTCGCCGCGAGGACCCACACCCAGGTCGACGCCTTCCACCGCGCGGCCCTCGCCCACGGCGGCGCGGACCGGTACGCGCCGCGGCACTGGGAGGAGTACCGGGCGTACTGCGCCTTCGTGAGCGACCCGGTGGGCAACAACGTGGAGGCGCTGGTGAAGGACGAGCGCGGGTAG